The Apostichopus japonicus isolate 1M-3 chromosome 3, ASM3797524v1, whole genome shotgun sequence region catgcattgactggattatctgcgccaccgctgtcggctcgatataaagtacacttgtgccgcgaatcaggaagttttcacaaaggATTacagcgttcaagtttaagccattcatattgccggatacatcgggggggggggacaaaagtaggattactttcgcggtttatgattcgactgatcgtaagttgttttatttcacgtagtagacaaaataaacacgggaatggatacgcgatttttgccaataatttaattttcagttgatatcatagtttcgtttaaacgttcatcaggttttattaaacgtttaaacgatgtttcgttcgtttacacgtttaaacgtgtaaacggcacagcCCTACATCCATGACCTCGAGATTGAGTTCTGAGGATCTTTTGGTCACTTTCAGCAATCTCAAAACTATTTTGAGAGATATGGAGGACCTTTACGAGGGTCCCATATAATAATGTATTCTAGCACTGCTAAGTGCCCCCATTACTTTTGGAGGTCTTACGGTAACCTACAGGAATTTGAAAAGTGTGGGATTGATAATCAATCATAATCACTCAACGTGGAAAACATTTATGAGCTTTTTTCCCACAGGAGGAACGAACCAAAAGGTATGGATAAGAAAAGACAGTGAACTTtcaagaaataataaataaatttcacTCCTTAAAGAAACTCAAACGTTGTTTTTGTGAAGTACCAACCTTGGACAGACTCTTCTTTATCTAACCAAAGCTAACGATCAGAATACACAGTGAACTTTCAAGAAAGGAGTTTCACTCCTTATAGATAATGAAACGTTGTTTTTGTAAAGTACCAACCTTGGACGGACTTTTCTGTATCATGTACCTCATGACTGTGGTAGGGCTGTCCACTCCCGGGTGGCTGGGAGCCTTCTTGTGTGGAGACACGTACAGTTCATGCTTCCGGGAGACTTTGCGTGGAGAGGTGTGGTGAGCCCGCATTTTAGGAAGCGGGGACAGAGGAGGCTCGTTTTGGTTGCTGGTCAGGGGGTCCCGTCCCGACTGAAACTTCTTGGCATAGTCGTTCATGTGTTTGACGTACACCTGTGAAGACAAAATATAAGAGCAAGAACTACGTTTGTAAATCTGAAACTAATAGTCCAGAGGTAAACTTTTGACTCTTAGCTGATAATAGACTTAAGAGGACTGTCACCTATGGTGAGATACGTGTTCAACTCTTAACAGATCGTTATTCAAGCAAATCTTTCACTTTGCTGAATTTTTCAACATACTGGTTGGACGATAGAGCAGATCGTTATTCAAGCAAAATCTTTCGCTTTGCTGAAGTTTTCAACATACTCGTTGGACGACATTATTCAAAACAAACTGTTTCGCTCTGTTTAATTTTTGAACATACTCAGTGATAGATTGGGTCGCATGCTAACTTTTAATTGAAGGCGTGAAATTTGCACAAAAGGTAATTTTTATCTGTGtcacataataatcataataagtGTCACATAATAAGTCACATAATAAGTCTGTGTCACATAATAAGTCACATAATAATCAGACGACTCCTGAGGACAATAAACTGCAAGGTTTTATTTTAAGACTTGTATAAGTCTAAACATGAGACCACTGAGCACCCGATCTTCCCAATCAACAAAACCCAACATTGGCTCACATTCATGTAACACttgcttttcaattttttaccATACAAATATATCCccccaaaaagaaagaagaatttaATGCAGTGTTTTAGACCTTACAAACAGCTGTGGGTACCACCTGCTAGGGAAGTGTGATAGGTCCACGCAAAAAATGTTATTGTCCCTTCTTGAAAACTTCACAAAAAGCGAGCGACTTTGTCGACAGCTTTGATGCAGTAGACTAACAATGgaactgaatattcaaagataTTCAGGGAATACTTTAGCGTTCAAAGTTTGTGTAGTAGTCTTGAAGACTCTTTGCACTTTGGGTCCTATGCAATACTATGTGTTTCCTATGTACACAACCTGCCATTCATCTTTGCATTCTGTATAGCAAtctgaccattttgcatagcattttgcgataAGATACTGGATGAATAAATCTTTCCCTAATATTGGATGGAGGGTTTAAATCATACTGCAAACTTCCACATTCCGCTTTTTGACAAGATTTATTTCCCAAACCATGTAGCAAAGTGCaagtatatatttatcactCTTGTCGCGAGTAAAACACTTCAGTTTTTTGAAGTTCCCTCTCTATAACTTACAGAGTTGTAGAATGCCACTAGATCGCCCCTCTCCTCGTTTTCAAACGACGAGCTCGTACCGGACATCCTGGTCGGTGTGGGCGGCCCACTGCTGGCAGCTTTCAAGTTTGCACTTCGACTTCTTCCTGATTGATGTGCAAGAGATGACAAAAATGATCgttaaaaacaggaaaaaaaaaaatggaatttataGCAGATGATGACAGCTATTTTCTTCTGACATAGAATACAGAGGTAGTAGGTGGCTCAGAGTGAGTTTGATTGAATGCTCATCTGGTATGATGATCTCTAAGGTAGTTTGGACCATCCAAAAAACAAACCACAGACAGCACTATCATTGGAGACAAGCACAGACATTCGTAAAGAAAATTGGCTGTGgacagagaaaaacaaagtcaAATTTGGACCCTACCAGCTGCTGCCGGAGCACAGTTTGACCTTAAAACTGAACAAGACTTATTTAGCTAAGGAATATatggatattttttttcatgggggggggagaaggcggggggggggaattagATACCTTACAATAGCATACTGCCTTATACATCATTAAAGCCTTAACACCAATCAGGAAAAATCACGTTGTCTACTTTGTTTAGATCTTGCGGGGTTATTGTGAGTGTGCGGCATCTGAGAGGAATCATCGAAGCCTTAACAGATCTCTGCCTATTTACCTTTCTGTTTCTCCGGAGTTTGTGGTAGCGTCTTTTCTTTTCTGGTGGTAGCGCCCCCTTTCTGAGGCGACTCGTTCTTGCTGAGGAGCACGCTGCGGTAGACGTGGCTGACTGCCTGAGGCTGACGACGGTAACACTTCATAATGTTTTGAAAAGAGTTGGGTTGATCCGTCACCTGTGAGTCACAAAATATGGGATGCGGATGAAATCGAAGGGTTGTTAGGAAATTGTCCTAAACTAATTCGCAGTCAGTTTTCTCTTCTACCAGTGACTTATACAAAGACTAGACCTACCGACAGAATGGTTTACAGTCGGTTGTAGGATGAAAAGACACAACTTGAGACTGAGATATTTTTTGAGACTTAAGATCGACACAAAAATTGGAAATTTTATCGATGAAATCTTGCAGATGGTGTAGAGAGGAAGAGAGGATTAAACTGATGGgattattttttttggcaaattagAGAGTCATTCCCTTGGGTCTTTTGACTTACTCTGCAGATGATGTAGATGGAACAGAGGAGTAACTGATCGATGTTTCGGTCCTTCATCATGTTGATGTGGTTCACCAGACAATGCTCCAGACAGGTCCAGATCTTCCTCCTAAGCTCCTCGCTGATGCTCAGCTTGGCGCACATGTCCCGGAGACGGATATTCAGAACGTGATATACCTGAGGGAgaagatatataaaaaaaaaaactctagaAGTGAGAAAAAGCTGGAATCGTAAACCTCCGTCGTAAATCTCCGTCGTAAACCTCGTGTTATTTGTGACCAAGAGGTGTAACATCCACGTCCGACCTTAGTACCCCTCCAATCTTAATTAACCTCAGAAAAAACTAGGTGGTTGCAAACATTTGGCAATACCTCAAATTAGTGATTTATGAAAATAAGGTTTTACTCCATGACAGAATAGATTTGGCATCACATAGTTGAATGTAATGGTTCTAATGTAATATTTTCCAAACTTGTGAATGTCACGCCCAACTTCGTCAACAAGTTATCTGTTCCTGTAATGACTTTTGTGTACTGAACAGGTTTCTCCTTCAAGTCTCTTGTATGTGATTTTAACGATCGAGCAGATGTTGACAAATTCAACGAATAATGCAGCTTCAAAGGATGTCACCTTCTGAGGGTTTTGTTGTCCGATGACCTGATGTATGGTCTGGTCCCTAATATGTGCCCTCAACTGTGTAGCATGCAAGCACCAACATCACATAATGCAGCGTAAAGGGTGTTTCCtctgtttcattttaattaaacTGATCAAACCCTGGGACACGTCCACCAGTTCGCCAGGATATAGTGTTTCTTGTTGAGGTGACCAGGTTTCTTTTCTTGGGGTGACCAGTGGAGAATTGGCAATTAGCTAATATGATTTGCAATGAatggtatatagatatatgtatataaatatatacatatatacatacatatatgtataaatacatatgcATATTGGGCAAGGGACAAGGACCACATAAAGTGCTGCACATTTCTTTCAGCATACAAGGTATAAAGATTAAAATTTTGCGTCAAGTAACAGAAACACGATTATCCGAGGAACAACTAGTCCATCCTTGGACCTAcgaatatggaatatttttgtcttttctatgATTTCCCCTTTTAATATGCCTTTGAGGAACACTTTTTACCTTTCTAAAAAACATTCCCAATGATCCGGTCCTCTTTGGTTTAATGTATGACGATGATAAGGTTTGTTGCTGGGTTACCGTCTCTGTGGGTAGGGTGTCGCCTCCTTTTGACTGAGGTATCACGGTGGTTGAACCGCCCTGTTGTCCCCCCGTTGTGACCAACAGGAGCTTCTGACCGGGTTCAGCTATTCGAATAGGACTATGAATAGTTCTTATGTTCCCATCTTTATCTGAAAATGTCACAGCCATACAAAGAAACGTAAAACAAAGCATTAACAAACAgttaccccccaaaaaaatgatgTGAAAACTTGAAGACTAATGTgacgatattttcctttttatgGCAACAACATTGACTATTCCAGCAACAAAAATCATACAAAGATCATTTGTTAAGTTCTTGCATCAAAACTTATCGAATATTAACTTAACTATCATGATTCAAAACACAATTTTGTTTGGtagtttgttattgtttctTTCTCCTCCTTCCTTTGCAACTCTCAAAGGAGTTTTTGCcatattttatcattaattgttcAATTTTGGCAGACTTAAGAagaaaacatgatattttttTGTTCAGGTGGCTTAACTCCTTCCTTTCTTGAATGAGTTGCATTAAATATAGCCTACCTTTTATTGTCAAGATGACGGTCTGTGTTTTAACTGGCGTTGTTGGTGCCGATGCCGTTGTTGTGACGTTGTTATTATTACTAGCGGGACTGCATGGCAAGCTGGCTGTACTAACGGGTTTGCTATGAACTTCTgtcaacaaaataagaaaagtgTGAggttcataattttttttttaaatgataataGATTACAAAACAttgttcattatttatttaattaacatTAAAGGGTAAATTCGGTTAGAGTTAATCTCCCCAAGGCCCTGAAATTACACAAGCTAAAagtagaataaaaataaaataatcataataagaaTACAAACGTGAACAATAAGGTGGCAATATAAGAAAAGGATAAAAGGACATTCAAAATTGACAACggcataaaatgtaacaatcaatgaaatgaaattaagagCATAAAAAATGAGTTAATGTACTGGATAAAACGTTTCAAGGTATTTCAGGGGTTAGCATTACATTACACTGACTGCCACGATGACTTTCAAAACCGTACGcggaaaaaacaagaaaaattaaGAACGTTAAGCGTGTTAAAAACAATTAGTGCTTACTGGTATTTGAGACAATGGTCACTGGCTCAGTGGAAGGCAGTGTCAATGAGGACGATGTTGATGCTGGGGAGGTTTCGTCCGAGAAAAGCCTCCTCTTGGCCGAGCCTGGAGCTGGGGAACTGAACCTGTCACGGGCAGATGCAGGCGACGATAAAGGATCTGAgaaattaatcataataatataagaatttgtaaagcacttttattcagttaaaaaaaactgctcagaagcgctgcaggagcaaagtacccaaaatggacataacagttattaaacaaatggatacgcattcatgaataagaaggtcttgagttctttctggaaagttgacacatgctggattgttttcagatgtaaggggaGACTGAAATTACACGAGGAATcccaaaaagagaagaagaaaaaagagggttTTTAAATCACATTGTAATATCCTGGATTTACAATATCATACACATCAAAActatcagaaagaaaaaaaacacatttattaaaatatcaagCAGATATGGAATGACGGATTCCACTCCGTCTTTTCCTGAGTCTCGCATCGGAATATCCACCAAAAGTAGAACCCCAAGTTTGATAATTTCGTAGAAAAGGGCCCTCTATGGGCATGCATACCTTTGTTGTGCAGGGGGCCAGACAGTTCCTGTATTCTCGGGTGTCGCATCGGGGACATCATCGTCTGGGGCATGACCGATCCCTGAGTGGGCGAGGCAGCTTCGACTTGGTTTGGAGGGGTGCAGTCGGCGCACATCGGTACCTCCCTGTCACAATCCTCTAGGGCTTGCCAGAGGGGCGAGTCGCCCGCCCAAGCTTTCTCCTGTAGGATCATTTCTTCGGTCTGCCGATTGAGAATAATACGAAGGAATAGAggaaaattttacttttttttgtgtatttctTGTGAAAGTACAAGAATATTCAAACAGCTGAAAATATAATGTTggcaatgccccccccccccccccaaaaaaataggCCTCTAAATTTTTGGTGTAATGATAAATATTGACCAAAAGGGAACAAACAGGAAGTCTGTAACCTGAAAGGGAAACAAATCAGATTTTTTGAACCTGAGAGCTTTGCTGTTGGTGTAAAGCTAGATGCTTCAGCATTTACCGGGGTCAGCACTGGCCAGCAACAATCCATTAGCCCCACTCCCatgtgcgtgcatgcatgctaTCTAAAACTGCCCTTTAATTTAAGAAATATCCAAACTAAAATGAGGTACACGGCCAGCAAACCAATTTAGTGGCTTAAGAAGTCTTTTTTGTAACACAATGGTTGGCTCACCCTATTGAGGTGTTTCACAATGTCCCTTGGCAGTCCATCTTCGGCCCTCAACAAGAGCTCTATCACTCTATAAAAGTAGTAGCCATGCAGGTTGAACACTTCCAGTATCCACGGAAATActctgtataaaaaaaaaaaaacagaaaataatgtCAAGTTGGGAAAATTTAATTCAAACAGCAGTCTCAGGTGTCTCAGTTAACCAGGCAAGAAGCATCAACAACATTCTTTAAAATGTTTAGcacaaaattgatgaaataaagGCTTGTGGTGGGTGAGGGTTAACGGTGGAGGAGTCATTTGCTTCAACAGAATAAACTTAAATGGTGCTGTTCGTGTTAGAAACAAATCCACACTACAGTTGTAAAGGAAAATCTGAATTAGTATACCGTGTGAAGTGTAATACCACAAGCTGTTCCGTGTTTTCATAAATTATGCTAAAATCACTGAGATGTCTTAAAATATCGCCATCAACTCAAGGTTTCCAGTTGGTTTATTTGTTGAGTTTGTCCTTACCTCTGTGAATTGTAAGCAAAGATGATAATCTCCAGACAGCAGGCAAACAAACAGCTGTGAAATGTTTCGTGACCGAGTAAGCCCTGTGAGAGGGAAAGCAAAGGCATGGATCAATTTAATGGCAAAGTGACTCAACATTTTGTACTtggcaacaaaaacatgattacatATTCAGACAATAATCGTccaatgaggggaggggggggggttgggtggtggCAGTGGATGAGGTTAAACAGAGGTAATAATATCaggcttaaatatatatttcacggCAGCCAGACTCATTTTGGTATCCAAGTACTTTCCACAACTCACACCATAAATCAATGCTTTACTGTAATTTTCAACATTGGCAATGAAAATGTGTGGAAAATTGACATTTCCCAATGACaggtttgggggggggaggggcaggtgGTCAGGAGATAATTTTCAGCTTTGTATGGGATTTTCAATTCAGGATGAAAATAGCtgaccccccctcccacccttaGGCCGTCACTCACCGATAAGTCTTGACTTTCGGACAGtctttgtatttcatttttcgTAATCTTTTCCAAGACACTGTAGTAGAGGCTCTCAGCAAGGGAAAGGCGTCGCTTAGCGAAGTCCATCGGTGATCCTGTGCCATGGTCTGAAGGCTGAGtaaaaagccaaaaaaaaacaaaacatgtatatCAAAAACATATATGAAAAATGTTGAAGTCGTAATCCCATTACGAGACAGCTATATTAAGCTTGCTCTGTCTTTCAAGTATTACAGCAAACTTTTGCAACTGTGTTAGAACCGTCCGAACATGCAAGTTTACCAAACACGTACGTCAAGACGCTATGGGCATCCACAGTGTCCTATGGTGAGGAATCGGGTATCTATGGAACATCTCTAACTCGCCAGTACTGTCTTGTCGTTTACCTCTTTGTTTATTCcttacccccttcccttaatcctctcattgtccctccactgtttatctcctacctctacTCTTCCCctgctggtttctttctttcttctctccatcccttgtctactaatccccttacatctatctctttgtgttcaccatgctcattaacctgtctgtattctgtgcgtgtttttgtcccttctgttactgttacttgtcatttagcctttgaagaagatcttgctaggatcgaaacgttaggccaacttacttttacacatcctGTTAAATATGAAGCGAACAGAACATGTCTCGGTTGATTTTATCAGAATTTATAAAATGACGGATTAAATGATTAACATTTCAGCCTGCACTGAGgggatgacgtcatcatcaaaaGATCAGCCTTGAAGAAGCATACCAGAGATTAAGCGTATTTACAATTCTTGAATCTTGTAAAAGCCCCACAGATTGGCTATAGAAATGACACAAGCACTCCAGCCTTTCTTGGACTATGACACATGGAGGTAGAAGTATCGTCTCAAAGTCAGCACAGCAAGTTACACCAGTCGCTGGATAAATTCAAGACACACATCGTGTCTTCTAGGGTACACACCTTGTGGACTGATAATTTCACTCACTTGTGTATATTTCTCACAAAATGTCTGTCCCATTTCTTTGACCCTTGCGAGGATTGTCTCTGAAGGGTTCTCCTTGCATTTCTGGAACATGCTGGAAAGTTCCTCACTCGGAGAGCTTTTCTGACCAGAGAGCAACGCCTGCAGTCTGCTCACTATCTGCGTCGCTGTGGACACCGGGGTGATGCGGATCTCCTTCTCCTTCAGATAACGACGGTTGGTCAGAGGAGTTTGAGGGATGAAGTTTTGAGGATGCTGGAAGCAAAACAGATGAAGGAAACCCCCATAAAACatgatcaaaaaaaaaacattcttgtTGAAAATCCAAAACTACATAATTTGTGATCCTGCAAGCTTTTCCTGCAATAAAAATTGTTACATTTCACATTGTTACAGCTAAAAGTTTGAACAAGAGCTAAACTGTCATTTGCTCTAAGGGCTTTGCCCACCCTTCCCTTGGGTCACCCTAGCCAAGGCAGGGGGGGGGTTATTGCTAATATGCGATGACACCATTATTTCTTGTTTCAACtatcagtgtggaatattttgtcGACAAACTGTTTGGCATTgacatacctatatatatatatatatacatatatatatatatatatatatatatatatatacatatatatatatattagggctgtgagttttcgttcaaagacctaaacgtttaaacggccgaattttcgttcgtttaaacgttcgcgaaAATCGGCAAAATGGCGAAACACAAAGATCCATCAACCGAAGTGCTATAACTATATTTTTAAAGCATAATTATCATCAGTCTGTTTTACCCAAGTTATAAGtgcaataataaaaaacaataccTTCTTTTTATATACATCCCGATTGTTCATTAAATTATGTATCTTTCCCAGCTCCCCCTCCTACCCCGATACCGCAAGTTCTTTTGGCGCCATAAACTTCTatacaatcattttcatttattgcaaaataacATGTACATGTCTATCACGGCCGCGATTTTGATTTCGTGATAACGCCCTCTCCTAGAACATTCTAGAATTATTGATTAGCGCTTGCTCGCGAGTTCGCGAACAATCAAATCTCAAAACCATGCAATAATTTTGAAATGGCTGGATGTGATTTAAGTCCACTAGTTATACATAACTGTAAAGTATGGGCGGAGCATCCAATATCCTGAGCATTAACTTGCTCGCCAATGTCCTTCACATTTGATGCATTGTCATGCACCACAGCTATCACATGTTCAATGTTCCAACTTTGAACAACGCTCTCCAACTTGGCCCCAAGATTGACTGCTGTGTGTCGCACAACCTCGGTATCCATGTTATCCTCCAAAATACTAGTATCTGAAACACGATCTACTAAATCCCACTTTTTAGTAAAGCCATGCGTGGTTACagttagtgtttacacgggtccaaaaatcgggaaccgggtacccgagagccgttacccatcgggtatccgggtacccggaaaaaattgttttccctcgtgtatcacgattttcaagaaattacatattggatgctataatacatgaattatattctctactgacaatgttttcatgttcaaaaacgtatgtgtaaggtaaggtataaaaccttcctcaataatttctatttgctttttttctgtcaaaaacttgttaattatatacttaatataattaacattactctgttttacctccatgctactaattagtagtaatgttgttaacatcgcactgccgccgctgcttatgcttgctctccacgtctattggatcagaccataaaatatccctttagctcagttgttactactactatctacagtattatgcaggcccagggttcgcattagccgcgatattacgcgattcgcgcaatttgatcgcatttggcatacacgattagtaaaaagccactttcgattattattttttagttatcccgtcaaTAATCCATAAACAagtcgtaaaattccttgtcagcctttccttctatgaaataaacgaatgaataaataataatttcttccacatgttagcctaacaccacactaagtcaatgcatgagaaatctagctaagcctaaccatctgcttattcgctgaaattgtgacgcagttataagatatccatggaaaacattcattattgctgttacgttcgaccacatggttgcctaacaccacactaagtcaatggggtaatctagcatCTACCATtttttattagctgaaattgtgacgcagttataagatatccatggaatactttcgttatggCTGTTATCTtaaaccacatggtagcctaacaccacactcaAGTCACTGGGAAATCTGCCTAGCCatcggtttgcattttttttttaaatcacactttgcgtaggatttcgagttataaattaggaaccgggtaatatcgcgtcgggcgggtaccttcgttattgctgttatcttcgaccacatatattagcctaacaccacactaagtcaatgggaaatctgcctaaccgtaggtttgcaattttttttttttttaaatcacactttgcgtaggattcgggtaataaattgggaaccgggtagtattgcgtcgggcgggtacccggataacccgtgcaaacactagttaCAGTCATGTAACCCTCGCATACTCGGGATGTCCAACAGTCTGTTGTAAGAGCAACAACCGGGCATGCGTTGAGTTCCTTTTGCACAATGTTCCGCTTTTTAATAAAATTTCCATTTAAAGTTGCTGTGATGGTTTTCCTGTAAGGAACTTTGTATCCAGGAAGAACTGA contains the following coding sequences:
- the LOC139961119 gene encoding retinoblastoma-like protein 1 produces the protein MTQVFESSKICEMEIQATDKQQFDDLCRELNLDDATAKKAWDSYETISVNYTLEGDCLTWLTCAVYAASRQTITPTVCNGTMEGNCTSLTRLLKYSNLSLVQFFSKMKNWSDMANLPRNVCDKVDRLERNFAVSTVIFRKFEPIFKSIFNFKSEDPRPPRSRKQRRPPCSYSEVFAFCWDLFVLAKGNFPAISDDLVNSYHLLLCCVDLLFANAVIARRKNLLRAEFEGLPPGFLTDSMDLQNDSPPCIIDHLCSVFEGLVLEAKQIKEHFWKPYLDKKFDTRDLHGNRENLSGLLDPNNFENNCKNIRREYDEYVLKKGDFDERVFLEEDAHKQIGTPSKRDGADRNMSDEVSARRALKLEKHPQNFIPQTPLTNRRYLKEKEIRITPVSTATQIVSRLQALLSGQKSSPSEELSSMFQKCKENPSETILARVKEMGQTFCEKYTQPSDHGTGSPMDFAKRRLSLAESLYYSVLEKITKNEIQRLSESQDLSGLLGHETFHSCLFACCLEIIIFAYNSQRVFPWILEVFNLHGYYFYRVIELLLRAEDGLPRDIVKHLNRTEEMILQEKAWAGDSPLWQALEDCDREVPMCADCTPPNQVEAASPTQGSVMPQTMMSPMRHPRIQELSGPLHNKDPLSSPASARDRFSSPAPGSAKRRLFSDETSPASTSSSLTLPSTEPVTIVSNTKVHSKPVSTASLPCSPASNNNNVTTTASAPTTPVKTQTVILTIKDKDGNIRTIHSPIRIAEPGQKLLLVTTGGQQGGSTTVIPQSKGGDTLPTETVTQQQTLSSSYIKPKRTGSLGMFFRKVYHVLNIRLRDMCAKLSISEELRRKIWTCLEHCLVNHINMMKDRNIDQLLLCSIYIICRVTDQPNSFQNIMKCYRRQPQAVSHVYRSVLLSKNESPQKGGATTRKEKTLPQTPEKQKGRSRSANLKAASSGPPTPTRMSGTSSSFENEERGDLVAFYNSVYVKHMNDYAKKFQSGRDPLTSNQNEPPLSPLPKMRAHHTSPRKVSRKHELYVSPHKKAPSHPGVDSPTTVMRYMIQKSPSKNLNDINRMLRTKEAVHKKRALLQEDGSESPSKKSKLLNSSGGSIVVKRLQNLQQGTPEGV